Genomic DNA from bacterium:
GTCTTCAGTTGCCCGGTGATTTTCTTTTGCAACAATAATCAATACGCCATTTCCCATCCGCGCACGCATCAGACCAAATCGGCCACACTGGCGCAGAAGGCGATTGCTTACGGGATGCCGGGAATTCAGGTCGATGGCAATGATATCTTTGCCGTGTATCGCGCGACCAAAGATGCCGCGGATTATGCCCGGGCGGGAAACGGCCCGGTGATGATTGAAGCGGAAACCTACCGCCTCGGCGCGCACACCACGTCCGATGATCCGACGCGTTACCGCCAGCCCGACGAGGAAAAACTCTGGCATGAACGCGATCCGCTGCTCCGCATGCGCCGCTATCTGGAAGCCCAGAAGCTGTGGAGCGAGCCGCAGGAACAGCAGGCCGCGGAAGAAGCCACCAAGATTGCGGATGAAGCCTTTAAGCAGGCGTCGGCTGTCCCAATGAACACACCTGAGGAAGTGATGAGCCATCTGTTTGAGACGCCTCCCGAAGAGTTGAAGAAGCAGCTTGCTTCCCTGAAAAGCTTCCTGAGCTGGAAGGAGGGCCGCTGACATGGCCGTTATGACGATGGTGCAGGCGATTACCTCCGCGCTGGATGCCAAGCTCGCCGATGACGAGAATGTGCTCTGCTTCGGGGAAGACGTTGGCGTAGAGGGCGGCGTCTTCCGTGCGACGGAAGGTTTGCAGAAAAAATACGGTGTGAAGCGTGTGTTTGATACGCCGCTGGCGGAATCTTCGATTGTCGGCGCGGCGATTGGTATGGCCATCGCGGGATTAAGGCCGGTAGCGGAAATTCAGTTCGACGGCTTTGTGCATCCCGCGACCAACCAGATCGTGTCGCATCTGGCGCGCTACCGTTACCGGACACGCGGCAAGCGACCCATGCCGGTCGTTGTGCGCTTTCCCAACGGCGGCGGTGTGCGCGCGCTGGAACTGCACAGTGATAGCAACGAAGCCATCTATGCCCATTTCCCCGGACTGAAAGTGGTGATGCCGTCCACGCCGTACGACGCTAAGGGGCTGCTGATCAGTGCGATTGAGGACAATGATCCGGTGATCTTCATGGAGCCCAAGCGGGTGTATCGCGCCATCAAGCAGGAGGTGCCGGAAGGCATTTACCGCATTCCCATCGGCAAGGCGCGTGTACTGGCTGAAGGCAGCGACCTCACCGTGGTGGCGTACGGCGCGATGGTGCGCGTGGTGCAGCAGGCGATGATCGAGGCCAAAAAGGAAGGCATCTCGGTTGAACTGATTGACTTGCGCACGATCTATCCGATGGACACGGCAACGATTGTCGAGTCCGTGAAGAAGACCGGGCGCATTCTGGTGGTGCATGAGGCTCCCGAGAGCTTCGGTGTGGCGGCGGAAATTATCGCTCGCGTCAACGAGCAGGCCTTCTATTATCTGGAAGCGCCGCCTGCCCGTTTGACCGGCACCGATACGATTCCTCCGCTGCCGAAGAGCGAGGATCTCTATTTCTTCCCGCCCGAGCGCGTCCTTTACGAGATCAAGAAAACCCTCGAAAGCTGAAGGTGCAAGCACATGGCATTTGTCTTTAAGTTTCCGGATATCGGCGAGGGCATCCACGAGGGCAAAATTCTCGAGTGGCGCGTCGCGCGCGGCCAGATGATTAATGAAGGCGATCCGCTCGTTAAGGTGGAAACGGATAAAGTGGTGGCGGATATTCCTTCTCCTCGCACTGGGATGATCAAGACCCTGTTCGGCAAAGTCGGACAGGTGATCAACGTCGGCGACGTGCTGGCGGAACTGGATGCGCAGGGCGAAGAAGCCAGCGCCGAAGAAGTTGCCGCGGCTCCCACCAAGAAAGAAGAATTGAAGGAAGCCGGCTACGGTGTGGTGGGCGAAATCGAAGTCGCCAAGACCGACGCCTTTTTGCCTGCAACCGGTGAGGGCTTCGAAGAAAACGGCGGTGGCACCACGACGGTAGAACGCAGGCATGTGCTGGCGTCACCTGTCGCCCGGCGCATGGCGAAGGATCTGGGCGTGGACCTGCGCGCGGTGCAGGGTTCGGGTCCCGCTGGCCGCGTAATGAAAGAAGATATTGAACGCGCGTCACAGCGGCGAACGCCAGCATCTGCGCCGTCCGCACCCGCACCGCGACCGGCGGCACCCGCACCGGCGCCGCGTCCCGAGTATGCCGAGCGTGAAGAGTTCGAAGATCTCACGCAGATCCGCAAGACCATAGCCGCGCGGATGGCGCAATCCAAGTATACGGCACCGCATTTCACGGCCTTCGATGATGTAGAAGTATCGAGACTGGTCGAGATCCGCCGAGAACAGAAGGACGTGCTGGCCCAGCAGGGGATTACGCTATCGTATCTGCCGTTTATTGTACGCGCCGCCGCCGTGGCGCTGCGGGAACACCGCAAGTTGAATTGCCGACTCGATCTGGACAACAACCGTGTGGTCTACCACAACTATGTCAACATCGGCATGGCGGTAGATACTCCCGACGGGCTGATTGTGCCTGTCATCAAGGATGCGGACAAGAAGAGCATTCTCGAACTGGCGATGATCATTCAGGATCTGGGCACTCGCGCACGCGAGCGCAAGTTGGCGCTGAGCGAGATCCGGGAAGGCACGTTTTCGATTACCAACTTCGGTTCACTGGCCGGGCGCTATGGAACGCCGATCATCAACTATCCGGAAGTGGCGATTCTCGGCATTGGCCGCATTCAGGAACAGCCGGTGGTCCGAAACGGTCAGATCGTTCCCGGCCAGATGCTGCCGCTATCGCTGAGCGCCGATCATCGCATTGTGGATGGCGGCGACGTCGCCCGTTTCCTCAAGGATCTGATGGCCTTTCTGTCCGATCCGGTCAACCTGCTGCTGAGATAAGGAGCATCTATGAAAACCTTCGATGTGGTGATCATCGGCGGCGGCCCCGCGGGATACGTGGCGGCCATTCGCTCCGCGCAGCTTGAAATGACCACGGCGATTATCGAAAAGTCGCGCCTCGGCGGCATGTGTTTGAACTGGGGCTGCGTCCCTTCGCGCCGCTTGATGGAGAGTGCGCGGCTGTACCGGCGCTTCCTGAGCGCCGGTTCCTTCGGAATCGAAGGCGCGGATCCCGATCACATCCATTTCAACTGGCAGAAGTCCCTTCAGGAGAAAGACAAGATCGTCACGCGCCTCGTCAAAGGCGTCGAGTTTCTGATGAAGAAGAATCGCGTGGAGGTCATCAGTGGCGAAGGGCGGCTCCTGAGCAATGCGCGCGTGGAAGTGAACGGCGAAGCCATTGGCGCGGGCAAGATCATCATTGCCACCGGTTCGCGGCCTAATCGCGCGCCGCTGGCACAGTTGCCCGACGCTCTGGTGATGGAAATTGACCAGCTTTACTCCAGTCCGACTCTGCCGGATAACATTGTGGTCGTCGGTGGCGACGTGGTGGCCTGCGAAACCGCGTCCCTGCTCAGTCTGCTCGGCAAGAAGGTAACGATGGTGGCCTCGCAGGAGCGGCTGGTGCCGTGGATGGACGACGCGATCATCAAGTTTGTCACCGACCGTTTCAAAAAAGACGGCATTCGGGTGCTGATGGGCTCTCCCGTGCCCGTGGCGGCCAAGGGCGGGATCAAAGTCGGAAGCGAAACGATTGCCTGCGACCTGGTGCTGAACGCGTCGCGGCGCACGGCAATTCTGCCGGATTTCGGCGACGTGCCGGTGGATCTGGAAAACGGCTTCATCCGCGTGAATGAATTCATGCAAACCAGTGTGCCGTCCGTCTATGCTGCGGGTGACGTGACGGGGCAGATTTTCGCTCACATCGCGTCGGCACAGGGCGCGTGCGCGATCAATCACATGGCCGGATTGCGCGAGCCTGTGGACTACCGCACCATGCCGACAACCATTTATATGGAGCCGGAAGTGGGGTCGGTGGGCCTGTCCGAAGTGCAGATCACCGATGCAGGCACCGAGTATGTCAAGGGCGAGTTTCCCATGTCGGTGAACAGCCGTGCGATGGTGGAAGGCACCCCGGAAGGCTTTGTGAAAATGCTGGCCGATCAGAAGTACGGTGAACTGCTGGGCGTGCATATTGTGGCCGAACATGCGGGCGACCTGATTGCCGAGGCGGCCATGTGTATTAAGACAGAAGGCACGCTGGATGATCTGTCGCGCGTGGTGCATGCTCATCCGACGGTGAGCGAGACGTTGCTGGAAGCAAGTTTCAAAGCGATGGGCAAGCCCCTGCATGTGTGATGCGCGAGAGTGATGCTGTGAATCTGCTGCCTTACGATTTGCCCGATGCCGGTTTGCTCTACCCATCCAACGGGGATGCAGGCCGCGCCTGTGTGTTTGTCCCCGAGCGGGTGCTGGTGGTAATCGGCAAGGGTTCCGACCCCGAACTCGAAGTGCACGCCGACACCGTTCTGCGGGACGAGGTGCCTGTGCTGCGGCGTGGCACCGGGGGCTGTGCGGTGGTACTGGCGCCGACGATGCTGGTGGTGGCCTTTGCGCTTTATGAAACGGAGCAGGGCAAGTCCTCCGACTACTTCCGCGCTTTCAATGATATGATTATCCGCAGTCTGGAGGAATTGGGAATCTCCGACATCGTGCAGGCGGGCATTTCCGATATCGCTCGCCACGGACGCAAGATCGCGGGCAGCGCCCTCTACCGCAATAAGACGACGATCTTCTATCATGCGGTGATCAATCTCTCCAGCGGAACAAGTCTGATGGAACGCTACCTGAAGCATCCGCCGCGCACTCCCGACTACCGCGAGAACCGTTCGCATG
This window encodes:
- a CDS encoding alpha-ketoacid dehydrogenase subunit beta, coding for MAVMTMVQAITSALDAKLADDENVLCFGEDVGVEGGVFRATEGLQKKYGVKRVFDTPLAESSIVGAAIGMAIAGLRPVAEIQFDGFVHPATNQIVSHLARYRYRTRGKRPMPVVVRFPNGGGVRALELHSDSNEAIYAHFPGLKVVMPSTPYDAKGLLISAIEDNDPVIFMEPKRVYRAIKQEVPEGIYRIPIGKARVLAEGSDLTVVAYGAMVRVVQQAMIEAKKEGISVELIDLRTIYPMDTATIVESVKKTGRILVVHEAPESFGVAAEIIARVNEQAFYYLEAPPARLTGTDTIPPLPKSEDLYFFPPERVLYEIKKTLES
- a CDS encoding dihydrolipoamide acetyltransferase family protein produces the protein MAFVFKFPDIGEGIHEGKILEWRVARGQMINEGDPLVKVETDKVVADIPSPRTGMIKTLFGKVGQVINVGDVLAELDAQGEEASAEEVAAAPTKKEELKEAGYGVVGEIEVAKTDAFLPATGEGFEENGGGTTTVERRHVLASPVARRMAKDLGVDLRAVQGSGPAGRVMKEDIERASQRRTPASAPSAPAPRPAAPAPAPRPEYAEREEFEDLTQIRKTIAARMAQSKYTAPHFTAFDDVEVSRLVEIRREQKDVLAQQGITLSYLPFIVRAAAVALREHRKLNCRLDLDNNRVVYHNYVNIGMAVDTPDGLIVPVIKDADKKSILELAMIIQDLGTRARERKLALSEIREGTFSITNFGSLAGRYGTPIINYPEVAILGIGRIQEQPVVRNGQIVPGQMLPLSLSADHRIVDGGDVARFLKDLMAFLSDPVNLLLR
- the lpdA gene encoding dihydrolipoyl dehydrogenase, whose translation is MKTFDVVIIGGGPAGYVAAIRSAQLEMTTAIIEKSRLGGMCLNWGCVPSRRLMESARLYRRFLSAGSFGIEGADPDHIHFNWQKSLQEKDKIVTRLVKGVEFLMKKNRVEVISGEGRLLSNARVEVNGEAIGAGKIIIATGSRPNRAPLAQLPDALVMEIDQLYSSPTLPDNIVVVGGDVVACETASLLSLLGKKVTMVASQERLVPWMDDAIIKFVTDRFKKDGIRVLMGSPVPVAAKGGIKVGSETIACDLVLNASRRTAILPDFGDVPVDLENGFIRVNEFMQTSVPSVYAAGDVTGQIFAHIASAQGACAINHMAGLREPVDYRTMPTTIYMEPEVGSVGLSEVQITDAGTEYVKGEFPMSVNSRAMVEGTPEGFVKMLADQKYGELLGVHIVAEHAGDLIAEAAMCIKTEGTLDDLSRVVHAHPTVSETLLEASFKAMGKPLHV